A genome region from Deltaproteobacteria bacterium includes the following:
- a CDS encoding PilT/PilU family type 4a pilus ATPase, with protein sequence MRQAELDSLIAKIVDTYPQISDINMTVGCPLQVEIYGNLVPVQLNLSTKVLTPFQTEVIALNLLQSDRRKIDTLVREGSCDFSYTIQEKARFRVNIFSQRNSYSIVMRKLPVDVPTISQLGLPLVFKKLAQEKNGIIFFTGATGTGKTTSLASIIDEINENFPVHVITLEDPVELVHTHKKATVNQRELGTDFDSFAHGLRAALRQAPKVILVGEIRDRETMEIALTAAETGHLVFSTLHTVDATQTLNRILGFFNQEEERQIRARTAGALRWIVSQRLLPRSDQGRVAVFEIMTNNLRIQDLIVHGETEDKTFYEVIETSRPFGCQTFDQDIISKFHQELIAEETAMLFASKRAVVQRGLDQIKSRRGEKTTDIEGLGLDQEYRK encoded by the coding sequence ATGCGACAGGCAGAACTGGACAGCCTCATAGCAAAAATAGTCGATACCTACCCACAAATTTCGGACATCAATATGACCGTTGGTTGTCCGTTACAGGTGGAAATCTATGGCAACCTGGTACCGGTTCAATTAAATTTATCGACCAAAGTATTGACCCCCTTTCAAACCGAGGTCATTGCCCTGAATCTGTTACAGTCGGACCGCCGGAAAATAGATACCCTGGTCCGAGAAGGTTCTTGTGACTTTTCCTATACCATCCAGGAAAAGGCCCGCTTTCGGGTAAACATCTTTTCCCAAAGAAACAGTTACAGTATCGTTATGCGCAAACTTCCGGTCGACGTGCCGACCATCAGCCAACTGGGTCTGCCCTTGGTTTTTAAAAAATTGGCCCAGGAAAAAAACGGGATTATTTTTTTTACCGGGGCCACCGGAACAGGCAAAACCACCTCCCTGGCCTCTATTATCGATGAAATCAATGAAAATTTCCCGGTTCATGTAATCACCCTGGAAGACCCTGTGGAACTGGTCCATACCCACAAAAAGGCCACTGTTAACCAGCGGGAATTAGGCACCGATTTCGATTCTTTTGCCCATGGGCTCAGGGCTGCCTTGCGGCAGGCACCGAAAGTCATCCTGGTGGGGGAAATCCGCGACCGGGAGACCATGGAAATCGCCTTGACAGCCGCTGAAACCGGCCACCTGGTCTTCAGCACCCTCCATACGGTTGATGCCACCCAAACCCTAAACCGGATTCTGGGCTTTTTTAATCAGGAAGAAGAAAGGCAGATCCGGGCCCGCACGGCCGGGGCCCTGCGTTGGATTGTCAGTCAAAGACTCTTGCCCCGGAGCGATCAGGGCCGGGTAGCTGTTTTTGAAATTATGACCAACAACCTTCGGATTCAAGATCTTATCGTTCATGGAGAAACCGAGGACAAGACCTTCTATGAGGTCATTGAGACCAGTCGGCCCTTCGGATGTCAGACCTTCGATCAGGATATTATTTCAAAATTTCATCAAGAGCTTATTGCCGAAGAAACGGCCATGCTCTTTGCCTCCAAACGGGCGGTCGTTCAGCGGGGTCTGGATCAGATAAAGAGCCGTCGGGGAGAAAAAACCACCGACATCGAAGGTCTTGGGTTGGATCAGGAATATCGGAAATGA
- the panB gene encoding 3-methyl-2-oxobutanoate hydroxymethyltransferase translates to MERKKVTIQDLQAKKKEGKKITMLTAYDCAMASFIDQAGIDMILVGDSVGMVVLGYDSTVPVTMEEMIHHCKAVRRGMRFAFLVGDMPFMSYNISREEAIRNAGRFMKESGCDAVKLEGGGEVAETIKAIVEAGIPVVAHIGLTPQTAGKLGGFRVQGKDLASARKLLDSALAIEEAGAFSVVMECIPDKLAGLISQSLRIPTIGIGAGPECDGQVLVTNDLLGLFEKFLPKFVKQYVQFFPMIKEALATYKQEVETGTFPGPEHSFVMDGQELRGLKDKKKGQKK, encoded by the coding sequence ATGGAACGAAAAAAGGTTACGATTCAAGATTTACAGGCCAAGAAAAAGGAAGGCAAAAAAATAACCATGTTGACCGCCTACGATTGCGCTATGGCCTCTTTTATTGATCAGGCCGGGATAGATATGATCTTAGTCGGCGATTCGGTAGGCATGGTGGTTTTAGGCTATGATTCCACGGTTCCGGTGACCATGGAGGAGATGATCCATCACTGCAAGGCGGTGCGTAGAGGAATGCGCTTTGCCTTTCTGGTGGGGGATATGCCCTTTATGTCTTATAATATCTCCCGGGAAGAAGCCATCCGGAACGCCGGCCGGTTTATGAAAGAGTCCGGTTGCGATGCGGTTAAATTGGAAGGGGGGGGGGAGGTAGCGGAAACAATCAAGGCTATTGTAGAGGCCGGGATCCCGGTAGTGGCCCACATCGGGTTGACTCCGCAAACCGCCGGTAAATTAGGGGGCTTCCGGGTCCAGGGAAAAGACCTGGCTTCGGCTCGTAAACTGTTGGATTCGGCCCTGGCCATCGAAGAAGCCGGGGCTTTTTCAGTGGTTATGGAATGCATCCCGGACAAGTTGGCCGGTTTGATTTCACAGTCTTTAAGAATACCCACTATCGGCATCGGTGCAGGTCCGGAATGCGACGGGCAGGTCCTGGTTACCAATGACCTGTTGGGATTATTTGAGAAGTTCCTGCCTAAATTTGTCAAACAATATGTTCAGTTTTTCCCGATGATTAAAGAAGCACTGGCAACCTATAAACAGGAGGTGGAAACCGGTACATTTCCCGGCCCGGAGCATTCCTTTGTCATGGATGGCCAGGAATTAAGGGGGCTAAAGGATAAGAAGAAAGGTCAAAAAAAATAA
- a CDS encoding response regulator has protein sequence MSAKILVIEDNPSNRLLVKDILEFRGYLVIEAENGKEGIMAAGEHLPDLIFMDLQMPVMNGFEACRRIKDDPRTRHLKIVALTSFAMKGEQEKVMASGFDGYIPKPIDTRELPLKVEKFLEKGV, from the coding sequence ATGAGCGCCAAGATATTAGTGATTGAAGACAATCCTTCAAACCGTCTTCTGGTCAAGGATATTCTCGAATTCAGGGGCTATCTGGTGATCGAAGCCGAGAATGGAAAGGAAGGGATTATGGCTGCCGGGGAACATCTCCCGGACTTGATCTTTATGGACTTGCAGATGCCGGTGATGAATGGATTTGAGGCCTGCCGAAGAATCAAGGATGATCCCCGGACCCGGCATCTGAAAATTGTTGCCCTGACCTCTTTTGCCATGAAAGGAGAGCAGGAGAAGGTTATGGCCTCGGGGTTTGATGGCTACATTCCCAAACCGATTGATACCCGGGAGTTGCCG
- a CDS encoding RimK family alpha-L-glutamate ligase, which translates to MTNGPSITFSHRFKECPDVTIIKAWPNFSDYSEEEKQRIRTAEKIYYPTPLYIDLFITLGKKIFPSRETYVYSGDKIKQTALFQFLRIPHPRTRIYFGQQKSRIKKEFPFPFIAKIPRGSSMGRGVFLIRDEEGLNRYLRRSPVAYIQEYLPLDRDLRVILIGHQMVLSYWKIAREGEFRNNLAQGALLGFSDIPDEALEFALQVTQRCNFDDVGLDLCHTPEKGWMVLEANMNYGHQALKEKGLNIRQVLRDLMIQGKI; encoded by the coding sequence ATGACTAACGGTCCTTCCATTACTTTCAGTCATCGTTTTAAAGAATGTCCGGATGTAACGATCATTAAGGCCTGGCCGAATTTCTCCGATTACAGTGAGGAAGAGAAACAGCGGATAAGGACGGCTGAAAAGATCTACTACCCCACGCCACTCTATATCGATCTTTTTATTACCCTGGGGAAAAAAATATTCCCCAGCCGGGAAACGTACGTTTACTCAGGAGATAAGATCAAACAAACAGCCCTATTTCAATTTTTAAGGATTCCCCATCCCCGAACCCGAATATATTTCGGTCAACAGAAGAGCAGGATCAAAAAAGAATTCCCCTTTCCATTCATTGCAAAAATTCCCAGGGGCTCTTCTATGGGTCGGGGGGTATTCTTGATTCGTGATGAGGAAGGGTTGAACCGTTATCTTCGCCGCTCCCCGGTGGCCTATATCCAAGAATATCTCCCTCTGGACCGGGATCTCCGAGTGATACTCATTGGTCACCAGATGGTCCTGTCCTATTGGAAAATTGCCCGCGAAGGGGAATTCCGGAATAATTTGGCCCAAGGGGCCTTACTCGGGTTTAGTGATATACCCGACGAGGCTCTGGAGTTTGCCCTGCAGGTTACACAAAGGTGCAATTTTGATGACGTAGGATTGGATTTATGCCATACTCCCGAGAAGGGATGGATGGTTCTGGAGGCTAATATGAACTACGGCCATCAGGCCTTGAAAGAAAAAGGGTTGAATATCCGTCAGGTGCTGAGGGACTTAATGATACAAGGAAAAATTTAA
- a CDS encoding 2-dehydropantoate 2-reductase, with amino-acid sequence MKIGIVGPGAMGCLLAGNMVRAGNEVLLLDHEKERAEVINLQGLSVEGIRGAFQVKVPVTLNPLELSQVELIINCVKAYDTRTVARTLKDIDPGPYFLTLQNGVGNVEHLGEYLPKEKILAGITSHGATDLGPGQVRHAGQGDTFIGYGFPEMDRGPDSDSLLKMIQEMLTQAGFKTKSVPKVQNLIWSKLLINVGINALTALTRLPNGKLLDFPGTRIILEEAVQEGLLVGKQKGIEFIYADPLEQVKKVCRLTGSNVSSMLQDVLKQKRTEIDFINGVIMKEGAIYHIPVPINRVLTCLIKTIEESYGQSVWDGSFISQTTGSL; translated from the coding sequence ATGAAAATCGGGATCGTCGGCCCTGGGGCCATGGGTTGCCTCCTGGCCGGGAATATGGTCCGGGCCGGAAATGAGGTTTTGCTTCTGGATCATGAAAAAGAACGGGCCGAAGTCATTAATCTGCAAGGTCTAAGCGTAGAAGGTATCCGGGGAGCCTTTCAAGTCAAGGTTCCGGTTACTTTGAATCCTTTGGAACTATCGCAGGTGGAATTGATCATTAACTGCGTCAAGGCTTATGATACGCGAACCGTGGCCCGGACCCTAAAGGACATCGATCCAGGGCCTTATTTCTTAACTCTCCAGAATGGTGTGGGCAACGTAGAACACCTTGGAGAATATCTCCCAAAAGAAAAAATTCTGGCCGGCATTACTTCTCACGGGGCCACTGATCTAGGACCGGGTCAGGTGCGTCATGCCGGGCAGGGAGATACCTTTATCGGTTATGGTTTCCCGGAAATGGATAGAGGACCGGATTCCGACTCTCTATTAAAAATGATCCAGGAGATGCTTACCCAGGCCGGATTTAAGACCAAGTCGGTGCCCAAGGTTCAAAACCTTATCTGGAGCAAACTGTTGATCAATGTCGGTATCAACGCCCTGACCGCCCTGACCCGGTTGCCGAATGGAAAACTTCTTGATTTCCCTGGGACCCGGATAATCCTGGAAGAGGCCGTTCAGGAGGGACTCTTGGTCGGAAAGCAGAAGGGAATAGAATTCATCTATGCCGATCCCCTGGAACAAGTTAAAAAGGTTTGCCGGTTGACCGGTTCCAATGTTTCCTCCATGCTCCAGGATGTCTTAAAGCAAAAGAGGACCGAAATCGATTTTATTAACGGTGTGATTATGAAGGAGGGGGCGATTTACCATATCCCGGTTCCGATTAACCGGGTACTGACCTGTTTGATTAAGACCATTGAGGAATCCTATGGACAGAGCGTCTGGGACGGTTCTTTTATTTCCCAAACCACCGGAAGTCTTTAG
- the hisF gene encoding imidazole glycerol phosphate synthase subunit HisF, with the protein MLTKRIIPCLDVRDGKTTKGIRFKNNIDIGDPVDMARFYYEEGADELVFYDITASAEKRAIMIEVVQKVAEEIFIPFSVGGGIASLEDMRQVLLAGAEKVSINSAAIKNPSLIQEGALSFGGQCIVLGMDVKKVPLSQAIPSGYEMVIHGGRTFTGIDALWWAREAERLGAGEICLNSIDADGTQTGYEMGLTPMISEAVSIPVIASGGAGLPDHLFQVLSQGKADAALIASMTHYGTFTIRQIKDYLQERGIPVRYLW; encoded by the coding sequence ATGCTGACTAAAAGAATTATTCCCTGTCTGGATGTACGGGACGGGAAAACCACCAAAGGTATTCGTTTCAAAAATAATATCGATATCGGGGACCCTGTCGATATGGCCCGTTTTTATTATGAAGAAGGGGCGGATGAACTGGTTTTTTACGATATAACCGCCTCGGCGGAGAAAAGGGCCATCATGATTGAGGTGGTTCAAAAAGTGGCTGAAGAAATCTTTATCCCCTTTTCGGTTGGAGGAGGAATTGCCAGTCTGGAAGATATGCGGCAGGTTTTGTTGGCCGGGGCGGAAAAGGTCAGCATCAATTCCGCGGCCATAAAAAACCCTTCGTTGATTCAAGAAGGGGCTTTATCCTTCGGTGGGCAATGCATCGTTTTGGGCATGGATGTAAAGAAAGTTCCTCTTTCCCAGGCTATTCCATCCGGATATGAAATGGTTATCCATGGAGGCCGGACCTTTACCGGGATTGATGCCCTGTGGTGGGCCAGAGAAGCCGAGCGTCTGGGGGCCGGTGAAATTTGTTTGAATTCCATTGATGCCGATGGAACTCAGACAGGATACGAAATGGGGCTGACGCCAATGATTTCCGAGGCCGTTTCCATACCGGTCATTGCCTCCGGTGGGGCCGGTCTTCCGGATCATCTTTTTCAGGTCCTTAGCCAAGGGAAAGCGGATGCCGCGCTGATTGCTTCCATGACCCATTATGGGACATTTACCATCCGGCAAATTAAGGATTATTTGCAAGAACGGGGAATTCCGGTCCGGTATCTGTGGTAG
- a CDS encoding hybrid sensor histidine kinase/response regulator produces MKNTGLRIITGSVILFCTYLTSLYSFLLFHTLVEIFSILIGFGIFLITWNTRRLLDNNYLMFLGLAYLFIGGLDLFHTLAYKGMNIFTGYGPNLATALWIAARYLQGFSFLIAPYFLGKKLKPLFVLSSYGTVTGLFLISIFYWGIFPVCYVDGIGLTPFKIISEYIISTILLLSIILLLQKKADFDLLIIHYLIASLLLSVGAELMFTFYIGVYDFSNIMGHLLKLLSSYFLYKAIIETGLTKPYSLLFRSLKQREGDLEFKKNEAEEAMVQAKSANRAKSDFLANMSHELWTPLNSIIGFTEVLLDQLFGKQNEKQITYLKNIYSSGRHLLKLINDILDLSKVEAGKMELESSRFPLKQVLEASLTMLKEKAITHNIKINLEITPDADQVIEADERRLKQILFNLLSNAVKFTPDGGSVRLTAKRIRSGESGVWSKGVYGLHTKNIEPDIDFIEISIEDNGIGIKKEDLSRLFKEFTQLESVYSKNHEGTGLGLALTKRLVELHGGRIRVASEGEGKGCRFWFEIPLERKIGDER; encoded by the coding sequence ATGAAAAATACCGGTCTGAGGATTATAACAGGATCAGTCATTTTATTTTGTACCTATCTGACCAGTCTCTACAGCTTCCTCCTGTTTCATACCCTGGTGGAAATATTCAGCATCTTAATCGGTTTCGGGATTTTTCTGATCACCTGGAATACCCGCCGATTATTGGACAATAATTATCTGATGTTTTTAGGTTTGGCCTATCTCTTTATTGGGGGACTGGATCTTTTTCATACCCTGGCTTATAAAGGCATGAATATTTTCACGGGATACGGTCCAAATTTGGCGACAGCCCTTTGGATTGCCGCCAGATATTTACAAGGTTTTTCCTTCCTGATCGCTCCTTATTTCCTGGGCAAAAAACTCAAGCCTTTATTCGTTTTGAGTAGTTACGGTACCGTTACCGGATTGTTCCTGATATCTATTTTTTACTGGGGTATCTTTCCGGTCTGTTATGTTGACGGGATTGGATTAACCCCTTTTAAAATAATCAGCGAATATATTATCTCAACGATCTTATTGCTTTCCATAATTTTGTTACTGCAAAAAAAGGCCGATTTCGATCTTCTGATAATACACTATTTAATTGCTTCTTTGTTGCTGAGTGTCGGAGCAGAGTTGATGTTCACTTTTTACATCGGCGTTTATGACTTTTCTAATATAATGGGGCATCTGTTAAAATTGCTTTCCTCTTATTTTTTATATAAGGCCATCATCGAAACCGGCCTGACCAAACCTTACAGCCTTCTTTTCAGAAGCTTAAAACAAAGGGAAGGGGACCTTGAATTTAAAAAAAATGAGGCCGAGGAAGCGATGGTCCAAGCGAAATCGGCTAACCGGGCCAAGTCGGATTTTTTGGCCAATATGTCTCATGAACTATGGACCCCTTTAAATTCCATTATCGGTTTCACTGAAGTCCTGCTGGACCAGTTGTTTGGAAAACAAAACGAAAAACAAATTACTTACTTGAAAAATATCTATAGCAGCGGCCGGCACCTCCTGAAACTGATCAACGATATCCTGGACCTGTCGAAGGTAGAGGCGGGGAAGATGGAGCTTGAATCCAGCCGATTTCCTTTGAAACAGGTGTTAGAAGCTTCGCTAACCATGCTCAAGGAAAAGGCCATAACGCACAATATAAAAATAAATCTGGAAATAACCCCTGATGCGGACCAGGTGATCGAGGCCGATGAACGTAGACTCAAACAGATTCTCTTTAATCTCCTGAGCAATGCCGTGAAATTTACGCCGGATGGAGGCTCAGTTCGTCTGACGGCGAAACGAATTCGGAGTGGGGAGTCCGGGGTTTGGAGTAAAGGAGTCTACGGACTCCATACTAAAAACATCGAACCGGATATTGATTTCATCGAAATCAGCATCGAAGACAACGGTATCGGCATCAAAAAAGAAGATCTCTCCAGGCTCTTTAAGGAATTTACGCAACTGGAATCGGTTTATAGTAAAAATCACGAAGGCACAGGATTGGGTCTGGCCCTGACCAAACGTTTGGTGGAACTCCATGGGGGGAGAATCCGGGTCGCAAGTGAAGGAGAAGGGAAGGGGTGCAGGTTTTGGTTTGAAATACCCCTTGAACGAAAAATCGGAGACGAAAGGTAA
- a CDS encoding DUF1178 family protein, giving the protein MMVLELKCANAHHFEGWFASTENFLRQKSAGEIHCPVCEDNQISQALSPVAIKRHPRFPQEVEETPDPFKKLQQFYKYIEENFEEVGTEFTKEALKIHYGVAENRNIRGTSTAEEEKTLTEEGVEFYKIPVPKADH; this is encoded by the coding sequence ATGATGGTTTTAGAGTTAAAATGCGCCAATGCGCATCATTTTGAAGGCTGGTTTGCCAGTACCGAGAATTTTTTAAGGCAAAAGTCTGCGGGGGAAATCCATTGCCCGGTTTGTGAGGATAATCAAATCAGCCAAGCCCTTTCACCTGTGGCCATAAAACGCCATCCCCGATTTCCCCAGGAGGTGGAAGAAACGCCTGATCCTTTTAAGAAATTACAACAATTTTATAAATATATTGAAGAAAATTTTGAAGAGGTAGGGACTGAATTTACCAAAGAGGCCTTAAAAATACATTATGGGGTGGCTGAAAATCGAAATATCCGGGGGACCTCGACAGCCGAAGAAGAAAAAACCTTAACAGAGGAAGGAGTTGAATTTTATAAAATCCCTGTGCCCAAGGCGGACCATTAG
- a CDS encoding phage holin family protein: MKTILIKWLINALALYITTYLVRGIAVSGSWSLLVAAALLGILNAVIRPILIILTLPINILTLGLFTLIINGMMLYTVSLLIKGFIIEGFWPAVIGALIISLVSWIINWLIH; this comes from the coding sequence ATGAAAACCATCTTAATAAAATGGCTGATCAACGCCCTGGCCCTTTATATCACCACCTATCTGGTCAGGGGAATAGCGGTTTCCGGTTCCTGGTCTTTGCTGGTGGCGGCGGCCTTGTTGGGGATCCTGAATGCCGTTATCCGCCCCATCCTGATTATATTGACTCTCCCGATTAATATCCTGACCCTGGGATTGTTCACTTTGATCATTAACGGAATGATGCTTTATACGGTATCCCTTCTGATTAAAGGCTTTATTATTGAAGGCTTTTGGCCGGCGGTCATCGGTGCTTTGATAATCAGTCTGGTCAGTTGGATTATTAACTGGTTGATTCATTAA
- a CDS encoding type IV pilus twitching motility protein PilT, with translation MAQIDAFFKLMHEQGASDLHLSSGSQPILRIRGELERVKYKILENDELKALLYEITPEEKIKLFEETGDLDFAYEIPGLARYRGNFFRQLYGVGAVFREIPSQILTVEDLGLPMVIKRLASLPKGLVLVTGPTGSGKSTTLAAIIDQANRSRKDHILTIEDPIEFVHQNINCTVNHREIGRHTRSFATALRGALREDPDIILVGEMRDLETVSLAIEAAETGHLVFATLHTISASKTVDRIIEVFPADQQAQIRATLADALRAVISQTLFRRIDRKGRVAAMEILIATHAVRNLVREGKTYQIPSVIQTGKKFGMQSLDDAIMEYLKKRWISGEEAYNKCVDKEKFKPYLGEMVTDFTEI, from the coding sequence ATGGCCCAGATAGACGCCTTTTTTAAATTAATGCATGAGCAAGGGGCTTCTGACCTTCATCTGTCTTCAGGCTCCCAGCCCATCCTCCGGATACGAGGAGAGCTGGAACGGGTAAAATATAAAATCCTGGAGAATGACGAACTGAAGGCCCTGCTTTATGAAATAACCCCGGAAGAAAAAATAAAACTGTTTGAAGAAACCGGAGATCTGGATTTCGCCTATGAAATCCCCGGACTGGCCCGCTATCGGGGCAACTTTTTCCGTCAACTTTACGGGGTGGGCGCGGTCTTCCGGGAGATCCCCAGTCAAATATTGACCGTGGAGGACCTCGGGCTCCCGATGGTCATTAAACGACTGGCTTCTTTGCCCAAAGGATTGGTTTTGGTGACCGGTCCAACCGGGAGCGGCAAATCGACCACCTTGGCAGCCATTATCGACCAGGCCAACCGTTCCCGGAAAGATCATATTTTGACCATAGAAGATCCGATCGAATTCGTGCATCAAAATATCAATTGCACGGTAAATCACCGGGAAATCGGGAGACATACCCGCTCTTTTGCCACGGCCTTGAGGGGGGCCTTGCGGGAAGACCCGGACATCATCCTGGTGGGGGAAATGAGAGACCTCGAAACGGTTTCCCTGGCCATAGAAGCCGCCGAAACAGGCCATCTGGTTTTTGCGACCTTGCATACGATCAGTGCCTCCAAGACAGTGGATCGCATCATAGAGGTTTTTCCAGCCGATCAACAGGCCCAGATTCGGGCTACTCTGGCTGATGCCCTGCGTGCCGTTATCTCCCAAACCCTCTTTAGGCGCATTGACCGGAAAGGCCGGGTAGCCGCCATGGAAATCCTGATCGCCACCCATGCCGTACGCAATTTGGTCCGGGAGGGAAAAACCTATCAAATTCCTTCGGTCATCCAGACCGGCAAAAAATTCGGCATGCAATCGCTGGATGATGCCATAATGGAGTACTTAAAAAAAAGATGGATTTCCGGGGAAGAAGCCTATAATAAGTGTGTCGATAAAGAAAAATTTAAACCCTATTTGGGAGAAATGGTAACAGACTTTACGGAAATATAG
- a CDS encoding glucose-1-phosphate thymidylyltransferase, whose product MFSPQKFFDLTDWEHQELFDGVEQVWNVLPKIKPYLRSKIESNLGGILSDGPFLTRMVVLWQGQVFEKGFSLIPGDATKGECKVICDNQELEGAIILFGGVTLVGRDIHIGPGSVVETGAYIQGPAFIGRQTEVRQGAYMRGGCLVGDRCVVGHVTEMKNSVMLNDAKAGHFAYIGDSILGNHCNLGAGTKLANLKMVKNTIKVKGADKMVDTGLRKFGVIMGDGTETGCNSVTNPGTLLGPKCIVGPNATVKAGYYPPKSIIR is encoded by the coding sequence ATGTTCAGTCCTCAAAAATTTTTTGATTTAACAGATTGGGAACACCAGGAACTTTTCGATGGTGTCGAACAGGTCTGGAACGTCTTACCAAAGATAAAACCCTATTTGCGGTCCAAGATAGAATCCAATCTGGGTGGGATACTTTCCGATGGGCCGTTTTTGACCAGGATGGTTGTTTTATGGCAGGGTCAGGTTTTTGAAAAGGGGTTCTCGCTGATTCCCGGCGATGCCACCAAAGGGGAATGTAAAGTGATTTGTGATAATCAGGAGCTGGAGGGCGCTATCATCCTTTTCGGAGGAGTCACCCTGGTAGGAAGAGATATTCATATCGGTCCGGGGTCGGTGGTGGAAACCGGGGCCTATATTCAAGGTCCGGCCTTTATCGGACGGCAAACCGAGGTGCGCCAAGGGGCTTATATGCGTGGGGGGTGTCTGGTGGGGGATCGCTGTGTCGTGGGCCATGTGACCGAAATGAAAAATTCGGTTATGCTGAACGATGCCAAGGCCGGTCATTTCGCCTATATCGGCGACAGTATTTTAGGCAACCATTGCAATCTGGGAGCGGGAACCAAGCTGGCCAATCTTAAAATGGTCAAAAATACCATCAAGGTAAAAGGCGCTGACAAAATGGTCGATACCGGACTCAGAAAATTCGGGGTCATTATGGGGGACGGAACGGAAACCGGATGCAATTCCGTTACCAATCCCGGGACCCTGTTGGGACCGAAATGCATCGTCGGGCCAAATGCCACCGTTAAGGCCGGTTATTATCCCCCCAAATCGATAATTCGTTAA
- a CDS encoding bifunctional 5,10-methylene-tetrahydrofolate dehydrogenase/5,10-methylene-tetrahydrofolate cyclohydrolase has translation MAAKIISGAEVAKQIREELKQEVEQLKAQKGVVPGLVTILVGENPASVSYVTAKQKTSKELGFFSIQDNQPADISEEALLALIDQYNKDPKIHGILVQLPLPKHVNETNVLYAIDPKKDVDGFHPVNVGKLMIGEADYLPCTPAGIQELLVRAGVKTKGAELVVVGRSNIVGKPIANIMLQKKEGANSTVTIVHTGTPPEKVIEHCRRADILVVAAGVAKYVKADWVKEGAAVIDVGVNRIGMSESGKAILAGDVDFETVKEKAGLITPVPGGVGPMTITMLMKNTVKAAKLAAGK, from the coding sequence ATGGCGGCGAAAATAATCAGCGGTGCAGAAGTAGCCAAACAAATTCGAGAAGAATTGAAACAGGAGGTGGAACAACTTAAGGCACAGAAAGGGGTTGTTCCCGGTTTAGTGACCATCCTGGTAGGGGAAAACCCGGCCTCGGTCAGCTATGTAACGGCCAAACAAAAGACCTCAAAAGAATTAGGTTTTTTTTCCATTCAGGACAATCAACCTGCCGATATCAGCGAAGAAGCCCTTTTGGCCTTGATCGACCAATATAATAAAGACCCAAAAATTCATGGAATCCTGGTCCAATTACCCCTCCCAAAACATGTTAATGAAACGAATGTACTCTATGCCATTGATCCTAAAAAAGACGTGGACGGGTTTCATCCGGTCAATGTCGGCAAATTGATGATCGGCGAAGCCGATTACCTCCCCTGTACCCCTGCCGGTATCCAGGAACTCCTGGTTCGCGCCGGCGTCAAGACCAAAGGGGCCGAACTGGTAGTAGTCGGTCGTTCCAATATCGTTGGAAAACCCATTGCCAACATCATGCTTCAAAAGAAAGAGGGGGCCAATTCCACGGTGACTATCGTCCATACCGGTACGCCTCCGGAAAAGGTGATCGAACACTGCCGCCGGGCCGATATCCTGGTCGTAGCAGCCGGGGTAGCCAAATATGTTAAAGCCGACTGGGTCAAAGAAGGAGCCGCGGTGATTGACGTAGGCGTTAACCGGATCGGTATGAGCGAATCGGGCAAGGCCATCCTGGCTGGAGATGTGGATTTTGAAACGGTCAAGGAAAAGGCCGGATTGATTACTCCCGTACCGGGTGGGGTAGGGCCTATGACCATTACCATGCTGATGAAGAATACGGTTAAAGCCGCCAAACTGGCGGCAGGAAAATAA